Part of the Quercus lobata isolate SW786 chromosome 6, ValleyOak3.0 Primary Assembly, whole genome shotgun sequence genome, ATAAATACACTACTCAAAACATTTCCATGTGAATAATCACTCAGTAAAGTCATAAATGCCAAAACACAATATGTATTCATGCTACGCTTACTGTAGAAAAGGTACAACAAATAGAGAACCTTTATCAAGCCCCGAGTCACATCCTTCATTGAACATATATACTCTTCTGTGAGATTTTCAATAGAGATGCCAGATTCAACATCTTCTCTCATATGGGAGATCGAAAGAAAAGACCTAAGAAGACCAGGTTTCtagcaaaaaaatgaaagatgaaaTATTTATAAGTTCCTTTTAACTGAAGATTTCTCTGGTTTGGATCCAACAAATTGGTGATTGCTCATAGCAAATTTGCAATAAACAGAAAAATCAAGTGGCATATCCTTACTAGAATAAGTAGGTCAAGTCTACCAAATGAAATAGTTTATAATCACTAAACCTTGAGAAAATAACAGTGACACAGAGTTAAATTGTTCCTCAGCATGCTGGATTTGCTCCTATTAAgtacaaaagcaaaaattaGGACTATAGTACAATAATATGACATAAGCTTCAATGAGCTAAAAGTAAGAGAATCAGCTTGAtaattggataatttttttgtgtgggcAAAGAATCTCTCAAAAACACAGGGTTAAGCCTTCTTGATCATTGGATAAGTTTTTTCTACAACAACTACAAAGGCATTGGCTGGGCCCTCGGTATAACTGTAGAAGTCCTTCTGCTTCCTGtctaacaaaataaagatatgGAGAAAACATTAACAGCATCATTATACATGATACAAAatcagaaaaagaaacaaaagcaatcTAAAAGATAGCTGTACATATGCACTCAGGTTGACTTCCTTATACACTAATAATATGTGGCCATCCATCTTTACACACTCAGGTTGAGTTCCTTAAGGTTCTGACCCTTAAGACAAACACTTCACATGATAACTGACATCATGTTTTATTGCCACATGTTTCAACGAGCTTATATCATCATTTAAGCTAACAAACAAATAACAGAAACTTACCCAAAAGCCAATTTGtacattttcacaaacacttcaAATGCATCCGCATTAAAGTACCTAAAATTCAATTCATAATCACTTGCAACCTTCCTTTCCCTTTCTCCCTCTTCTCTTTCCCCCATTTTCCTAAGCATGGAGACATATTGTAATCCATCAATCAATAAATCATTTTCTTAGTAATTGAAAACATGAAAGATCTAATGCCCAACTTACAACCCAAAATCCTGAAGTCCTAATTTGTAGTGGAAATATGTAGTtgaatcattttcttcttttcctctcttctaCACAATGTGGAAACATGCAATACCACCTCCTTCTATACGTGTTTCTCTATCAGTACTCACTACTCAGTGTCAGTAGTGGTTGGGAGAAAAATCCGGAGTAAAATCTGGCAATAGATaacaataggaaaaaaaatgaaaaagaaaaaaaagcccaaactcTCTCTCCAGCCCAACACAACTGATTTCAACCCATCGTTTGTCCCTTCTCTACCGTTTTATTACACAAcaaaaaactctctctttttatatatagtaagaTAAAAATAGACTCACCCAAAGATCTCAATAGGCCctttataaatttgattaattgGCCATTGCAACATATGTAACTTCTCCACAAGGTATATATAAGTGCAAATAACAaaagccaaacaaaaaattggaGACAGAAGAAATAATGGTTCCATTATCACATTCCAAATCAAACTCACATCAACGGGACAAGCCAAATCACTAATTAGATGCACTCTAATGACAGTATAATCGCCAAAAATAATACTCAAACAACTTCTATTAACAAATGCAACCTATAAATGGCACAGCTCATGAATCTAAGGTCCAATATTCATCAATCCATCAGACATCAttcaccataaaaataattgtagGGACTAGGGAGGCATTCAGCACAACAATAGTTCAGATCTGTaggactgaaaaaaaaatttggatgaaGCAAAgctataattaaaatatatattaataggtgaGGGCAGATTACTCATTACAGTAAGGGAAGAGTTTCTGGTCACCGCTAGCAGCAGGATTCAGCCCAGAGGAGGCTGCAATGTATCTCCGATCTATAGGTTACCCAAAACTGAATTCTGTATGCAATACACAACCATTGTGAGTGGCATAGATCATAGAATTCCATCagagttatttttttgttttataacaCATATTCTGTCATGTTTGGCCTCAAAACCAAGAAAAGTTTCAATTGCCTGTTGCCATTGCAACATATGTAACCTCTCCACAAGATATATTAAAGTGCaaataacaaaacccaaaccatgCTCAACACATGTAGTTTTTCCACAAGAATGAAGTGGGGTTCTCTTGCGAAACCCCCTTCGTTCCTGGTTCAAAAGGAATGGCAATTGTTCTATTATTCATGCTCAATCTTCTATCCATTGGGCTATCATGTTTTTGATAGGCAAATGGAATCTTTGGCTGCATAGAAATACAgtaattttcagcaataaatgCCTTAACCCGAGACTAAAGTATCTAAGTTCAAGTCATGCAATagaaattttgcctatttagTATTTACCCTCAAACCATGCATCTACAGCCAGGTCTACTATGTTTCTGAAATGGGAAACACCTCCGGTGGGCTGGTTCAACTCAATACCGATGATTCCTCTGAAAGAGTTTGAGATTGTATGTGCGAAAGAGTAAaacagagatagagagagattgAAAAATATCTGAATCTGATATTATACAGCACACTCTGTAACGCAATACAAGAGTCCTATATATAGGACTTAGATAAGCTTAAGCTTAGATCAATTTAGGTGGTTAACCAGAACTAATTCTCTAACAGAACTCTAACAACTCTTAACAGATTGACAGCCTGTGATCAGTAATTAAACACACGTTTCCACTAAGCACCATGTGTTAAACCTGAGGGAGGTAATTAGACAGAGCACAACTTGGGGCTTTGGCtgtttgtattaaattttactGAAACGGCATCATTGTAGTTGGATTTACTGAAACGATGTTGTTGGATTTGTCGCTGTCTCTATCATCCTCCCGGGGGAGCACAGGCGAGGCTGGTGAGGGTGGACTTATTCAAAATGCAGAGGGTAACTGGGCAAATGGATTCTACAGAGCTATTGGGCAAGTGATGCAGGGAAAGTGAAGGGCTGTGATATGAATTAGAACTAAATGGAATGTGAGTTACTTAGAACAAATTGATAGGTGGTTAGGCACCTCTGCAATGTTCAAGAAAAGCTCTAAAAGGCTTATTTCATTCACATACAAATGAGAGCGGAGGGCCTAATCTGCAATTTATACAAGCTGCACTATACTAGCAGCCAATGGATTGGCTCAATTAAAGACTTAACCTAATTGGTAATTGGCAATCTAACCAACAAACatactaactaactaactacaaATGGCTCTAAGTGATTGCTGTTACAATAGAAACCTCTAACTCACTGTTTAGGCACAAGCGACTATTGCTACTGGTTTTCTGTTCAACTACAAATGTAAAACAACTACTTAAATGCCCTGCATCAGCAATCTTCGAGTGCGTTGGCTGAAGTTTGGGCAGTTAGATATGGTCTCATTTTAGCTAGGGAGTTAGGAATCCATTatttaattgtgaaatttgatGCTATGGAAATTGTATTAGCTTTAAACAGTGTTTCTTGACCTAACATTCTTATCTGTGGCATTGTACATGACTGCAGGAATTAAGTCCAAGCTTTCCATAGGTGTGAAGTGAAGCACAGCTATCAGAGTATCAGGAAACCAACAAGTGTGCTAATGCTTTAGCGAAGAGAGgcttttccttatttttcagATGTCATGTTATTTGAAGATCCCCTTCTGAtctacctttttattttattttatcagaGTTTGATAACTTTGAGCCTCAGTCAAGTCGTTTTTAAGAACTTAAGTTATTTATGCAAGGCGTATTtaccaaaaaactaaaaattggaGACTGGAAAGAGAATACAGTTCCATTATCACATTTAAAATCAAACTAACATCAACGGGACAAGCCCAATCACTAATCAATTGCATCCAATGACAGTATAACCACCAAAAATAATACTCAAACAGCAATGtctattaagtattaacaaaAGCAACCTATAAATGGCACATCTCATGAATCTAAGTTTCAATATTCATCAATCCATCAGACAATATTCACCATGAAAATAATTGTGAGGAGGCATTCGGCACAACAATAGTTCAGTCATAgaggattgaaaaaaaaatttgtatgaagCAAgctataataaaatatatatattaataggagAGGGCAGATTACTCATAGCAGCAAGGGAAGAGTTTCTGGTCACTGCTAGCAGCAAGATTCAGCCCAGAGGAGGCTGCATTGTATATCCGATCTATAGACTAGAGGGGTTACCCAACACTGGGTTTTGTATGCAATACAGAACGATTGTTAGTGGCATAAACCAAGCACTAAAGTGCATACTGGACCATCTTTGGTTTGTACACTATGAGCATAGCCCTTGGGATAACATTTCACATGATATTCACAAAcattttcaaatgaaaacatTACAAaagctaataataataataaagtcaTCTAAAAAAACTTTGATAAGCATAAGGCAAACTCGCCATGAAGGTAATTTCGTCTGGTAATTAACTGACTTTAATTACTCTAAGGCgattcttaaataaaataaaaattacccaCAGGAAAATTCACCATACAGGCAAAAATCTCCTGTACCCAGATGGCAAAGCACCCAGTGATCTAACAATAAAGATACCctcaaaaatttcaacaatttttaaCATAcccaaacaacaataacaagaaTTCTTAATTGCAAAATGTTGGGGTCGGctaaatttaaaatactcaAAAGGGCCAAACCCACcgaaccccccaaaaaaagatcTACAGTCTTTCACAAATTCACACGCCCAGAATCCCAAATACTCAAAACCCCTCTATTAGTTACAAAAGAACCCAGATGCTAAAAACTCAGTTTTACTTTTACGTATTTACTTC contains:
- the LOC115950886 gene encoding uncharacterized protein LOC115950886 isoform X2 — protein: MALSLTTNKPLLMAMKAQIYDELSRKMGEREEGERERKVASDYELNFRYFNADAFEVFVKMYKLAFGKQKDFYSYTEGPANAFVVVVEKTYPMIKKA
- the LOC115950886 gene encoding uncharacterized protein LOC115950886 isoform X1 — encoded protein: MALSLTTNKPLLMAMKAQIYDELSRKMGEREEGERERKVASDYELNFRYFNADAFEVFVKMYKLAFGSKSSMLRNNLTLCHCYFLKKPGLLRSFLSISHMREDVESGISIENLTEEYICSMKDVTRGLIKVLYLLYLFYSKRSMNTYCVLAFMTLLSDYSHGNVLSSVFIDLFSTFG